A genomic segment from Polyangium mundeleinium encodes:
- a CDS encoding PEGA domain-containing protein, which translates to MADDKGSDLDVFEGLAKKAPRGTTPGLMPPPPSGAARKSTLLGGVAPVPLPPPPGSGGPLPPPPSALPPPPGAPSQRIATPLPPPPGAAPSMPLPMPPAPPPGASPSALPPPPGAHHASALPPPPGAATSVPLPPPPGAAATSVPLPPPPGAAATSVPLPPPPGAAAAPVPLPPPPGAPPGEAPAKVGPGGKAVNMDWDDEEESTHVFDASKGAPEVPTGPRPAAGMAPMSSAAAALLSGSGGSARPAPLPPPMSVQPLGTLPPGAAMPPPQAPGVSTTLASAGVVPLPSMPPSQMPMTARSEATAIRPRPDLPPGIVTAQTASSSGGSKIGILLGVVALVAVIGLGVFMLLPKKGSLKIDIQAKGGSVSKAEIFVDGQKKCDTTPCVVAELGPGEKTVRVIVSDLGKDEKVTATVEAGKETPVMVTLDTTGASPASSSSATANTNVTGLKILAATPNTKVWVDGTEKGVLPVELKDITAGSHKLKFEAGDRYDRMEQTVDIEAGKLKEIGPIKLKVLRGQIVLELATEGAAVKLVNAKKEEKKIPEKEWKNQPVKIELDPTAGWKLVATKKGLDDFTKDLGFDDGLAEKPIRIELFEPGKAPSNDAVASGSVSGSASGSATETGSTGSTGSTGSTGSTASTASTSTGGDKAPPPATGNGTLNINSIPVSKVVLDGRPLGSTPKVGVSVPAGTHTVTFIHPDKGKQTVSVTVKAGETKTAAVKFK; encoded by the coding sequence ATGGCCGATGATAAGGGCAGCGATCTGGACGTCTTCGAGGGGCTGGCGAAGAAGGCTCCTCGCGGCACCACGCCAGGACTCATGCCGCCGCCCCCTTCCGGCGCCGCCCGCAAGAGCACGCTGCTCGGCGGGGTCGCGCCCGTTCCCCTTCCGCCCCCGCCCGGGAGCGGTGGACCCTTGCCCCCGCCCCCGAGCGCATTGCCCCCTCCGCCAGGGGCACCCTCGCAGCGGATCGCCACGCCCCTGCCGCCGCCGCCCGGCGCAGCGCCGTCGATGCCGCTTCCCATGCCCCCCGCGCCGCCGCCCGGAGCCTCCCCGTCCGCGTTGCCGCCGCCGCCCGGAGCCCACCACGCGTCCGCGTTGCCGCCGCCGCCCGGAGCCGCCACGTCGGTGCCGCTGCCGCCGCCGCCCGGAGCCGCTGCCACGTCAGTGCCGCTGCCGCCGCCGCCCGGAGCCGCCGCCACGTCAGTGCCGCTGCCGCCGCCGCCCGGAGCCGCTGCCGCGCCAGTGCCGCTGCCTCCGCCCCCCGGCGCGCCGCCCGGTGAAGCCCCCGCGAAGGTGGGCCCTGGCGGCAAGGCCGTCAATATGGACTGGGACGACGAAGAAGAGTCGACCCACGTCTTCGACGCGAGCAAAGGCGCCCCCGAGGTTCCGACCGGCCCGCGCCCCGCGGCGGGCATGGCTCCCATGAGCAGCGCGGCTGCAGCCCTGCTCTCCGGCTCCGGTGGCTCCGCGCGTCCCGCGCCGCTGCCCCCGCCGATGTCGGTTCAGCCGCTCGGCACCTTGCCGCCCGGCGCCGCGATGCCGCCGCCGCAGGCGCCCGGCGTGTCCACGACGCTCGCCTCCGCAGGCGTGGTGCCGCTGCCCTCGATGCCGCCCTCGCAGATGCCAATGACGGCGCGCTCCGAGGCGACGGCGATCCGCCCGCGCCCCGATCTGCCGCCCGGGATCGTCACCGCGCAGACCGCGTCTTCGTCCGGCGGCAGCAAGATCGGCATCCTCCTCGGCGTCGTCGCGCTCGTCGCAGTGATCGGCCTCGGGGTCTTCATGCTGCTGCCCAAGAAGGGCTCGCTGAAGATCGACATCCAGGCGAAGGGCGGTTCGGTCAGCAAGGCCGAGATCTTCGTCGACGGCCAGAAGAAGTGCGACACGACGCCCTGCGTGGTCGCCGAGCTCGGGCCCGGCGAGAAGACGGTCCGCGTGATCGTCTCGGACCTGGGCAAGGACGAGAAGGTGACCGCCACGGTCGAGGCCGGCAAAGAGACGCCGGTGATGGTCACACTCGATACCACGGGCGCGTCGCCCGCGTCGTCGTCGTCGGCGACGGCCAACACGAACGTGACCGGCCTGAAGATCCTCGCCGCGACGCCCAACACGAAGGTGTGGGTCGACGGTACGGAGAAGGGCGTGCTCCCGGTCGAGCTGAAGGACATCACGGCCGGTTCGCACAAGCTGAAGTTCGAGGCCGGCGACCGCTACGACCGGATGGAGCAGACGGTCGACATCGAGGCCGGCAAGCTGAAGGAGATCGGTCCGATCAAGCTCAAGGTGCTGCGCGGGCAGATCGTCCTGGAGCTCGCGACCGAAGGCGCAGCCGTCAAGCTCGTCAACGCGAAGAAGGAAGAGAAGAAGATCCCCGAGAAGGAGTGGAAGAACCAGCCCGTCAAGATCGAGCTGGATCCCACGGCCGGCTGGAAGCTCGTCGCGACGAAGAAGGGTCTCGACGACTTCACGAAGGATCTCGGCTTCGACGACGGTCTCGCCGAGAAGCCGATCCGCATCGAGTTGTTCGAGCCGGGCAAGGCGCCGTCGAACGACGCAGTGGCGAGCGGTTCGGTGAGCGGTTCGGCAAGCGGCTCAGCGACGGAGACGGGCTCGACGGGCTCGACGGGCTCGACGGGCTCGACGGGCTCGACGGCATCGACGGCGTCAACGTCGACAGGCGGGGACAAGGCGCCGCCGCCGGCCACGGGCAACGGGACGCTCAACATCAACTCGATCCCGGTCTCGAAGGTCGTGCTCGACGGTCGTCCGCTCGGCAGCACGCCCAAGGTCGGCGTCAGCGTGCCCGCCGGTACCCACACCGTGACGTTCATCCACCCCGACAAGGGCAAGCAAACGGTGAGCGTGACAGTGAAGGCCGGCGAGACGAAGACAGCCGCCGTCAAGTTCAAGTGA
- a CDS encoding MopE-related protein — translation MRAPARGILLLALLLAPTGCNEIADIREPILDEDADIREPILDEDAGLCEPTNGGVETCDGLDNDCDGTVDQGPSIDYATPRGCGTCDNNCYELLLNNDPKSITCLPSPNPGKVPGTCTGTCAPNYHDLDDDEICEYYCVETAPDDASCNNKDDDCDGVIDEDVDLCNDLTNCGVCGTSCAVLHGTPECVHTGNEACSQANTKCVIDSCQDGWWDIDGAYDTGCEYACTVTNGGVEACGDALDNDCDGQIDESNAGDPMQGVDCYGDPDGICALPEHIGKTVCQGNKVVCGGPDVLVENQVPEICNGLDDDCDGVIDESPIDAGKPCGTSNIYPCAFGTQQCVDGALVCTGNIDPKPEACDGEDNDCDGTIDKAGNNPPADSVGACNVPPAPPAGATTACVAGAKACVGGTIVCQGSVTPAPGTQDGCNIDANCDGALTNQPDKQSDVNNCGMCGKSCYTGAVHSTWACVSGACQFKGCEPGYYDLNNDQKCEYDCDFISAQETCNGLDDDCDGQIDENVIAPSPAQVCGVSPSATKPECTTGVTVACVMGAWKCTFPTGVCTGQAPNYCNGTFEVCDNLDNDCDGIQNENVANWNKPCNSDDGMPPPGHGACRTQGTYICDGVMSVKCSAIPANCASLPGGCEETCDGLDNDCDGIADEPYNNKGNNATYYVKPAVTKIGSQNKWIMQFEASRPDATAVVPGTGNGFWTSGPVGATIDKTTACSVQNKIPWFNVTPREVEQVCVAAGGTVCTTADWQAAARLPAPDACLWGYAPLSACKTAFVAGTKYCNLGFSYDFSPDAGMQNGLLVTGNETNLKNCWVDWTGQTNAKLYDMTGNLREITKSATNTYPLLGGAFSTQAEAGAQSDFTFYTVDQNFQFFDTGFRCCFTSNPG, via the coding sequence ATGAGAGCGCCGGCCCGAGGAATCCTGCTGCTCGCCCTGTTGCTCGCGCCCACGGGGTGCAACGAGATCGCCGACATCCGCGAGCCGATCCTCGACGAGGACGCCGACATCCGCGAGCCGATCCTCGACGAGGACGCCGGTCTCTGCGAGCCGACGAACGGAGGCGTCGAGACATGCGACGGCCTCGACAACGACTGTGACGGCACCGTGGACCAGGGGCCGAGCATCGACTACGCGACCCCGAGGGGTTGTGGGACCTGCGACAACAACTGCTATGAGCTCTTGCTGAACAACGATCCCAAGAGCATCACGTGTCTGCCGAGCCCGAACCCAGGCAAGGTGCCGGGGACGTGCACCGGTACGTGCGCGCCCAATTACCACGATCTCGATGACGACGAGATCTGCGAATACTACTGCGTCGAGACTGCGCCGGACGATGCATCCTGCAACAACAAGGACGACGACTGCGACGGCGTGATCGACGAGGACGTCGATCTGTGCAATGATCTGACGAATTGCGGCGTGTGCGGCACGAGCTGCGCCGTGCTCCACGGCACGCCGGAGTGCGTCCACACGGGCAATGAGGCGTGCTCGCAGGCGAATACGAAGTGCGTTATCGATTCGTGCCAGGACGGGTGGTGGGATATCGATGGTGCCTACGACACGGGGTGCGAGTACGCCTGCACGGTGACGAACGGTGGTGTCGAAGCCTGCGGCGACGCGCTCGACAACGACTGCGACGGGCAGATCGATGAATCGAACGCCGGCGATCCCATGCAAGGCGTCGATTGTTACGGCGATCCGGATGGTATCTGCGCCCTCCCCGAGCACATCGGCAAGACGGTGTGCCAGGGCAACAAGGTCGTCTGCGGCGGCCCCGACGTCCTCGTCGAGAATCAGGTCCCCGAGATCTGCAACGGCCTCGATGACGACTGCGACGGCGTGATCGACGAGAGTCCCATCGATGCCGGAAAGCCGTGCGGCACGAGCAACATCTATCCCTGCGCCTTCGGGACCCAGCAGTGTGTCGACGGCGCGCTCGTCTGCACCGGCAACATCGACCCCAAGCCCGAGGCCTGCGATGGCGAGGACAACGACTGCGACGGCACGATCGACAAGGCGGGGAACAACCCGCCCGCCGACTCCGTCGGCGCCTGCAACGTCCCGCCCGCGCCGCCTGCGGGCGCGACCACGGCTTGCGTGGCCGGCGCCAAGGCCTGCGTCGGCGGCACCATCGTTTGTCAGGGCTCCGTCACCCCGGCGCCGGGCACGCAGGACGGCTGCAACATCGACGCGAACTGCGACGGCGCCCTGACGAACCAGCCCGACAAGCAGTCCGACGTCAACAACTGCGGCATGTGCGGCAAGAGCTGCTACACGGGCGCGGTCCACTCCACCTGGGCCTGTGTCTCGGGGGCTTGCCAGTTCAAGGGCTGCGAGCCGGGTTATTACGACCTCAACAACGATCAGAAGTGCGAGTACGACTGCGACTTCATCTCGGCGCAGGAGACGTGCAACGGCCTCGACGACGATTGCGACGGCCAGATCGACGAGAACGTCATCGCCCCCTCGCCCGCCCAGGTTTGCGGCGTCAGCCCCTCCGCAACGAAGCCCGAGTGCACCACCGGCGTCACCGTCGCTTGCGTGATGGGCGCCTGGAAATGCACGTTCCCGACCGGTGTCTGCACCGGGCAAGCGCCGAACTACTGCAACGGCACCTTCGAGGTCTGCGACAACCTCGACAACGATTGCGACGGTATCCAGAACGAGAACGTCGCCAACTGGAACAAGCCCTGCAACTCCGACGACGGCATGCCGCCACCCGGACACGGCGCCTGCCGCACGCAAGGCACCTACATCTGTGACGGCGTCATGTCCGTCAAATGCAGCGCCATCCCGGCGAACTGCGCCAGCTTGCCCGGCGGTTGCGAGGAGACGTGCGACGGCCTGGACAACGACTGCGACGGCATCGCCGACGAGCCCTACAACAACAAGGGCAACAACGCGACCTATTACGTCAAGCCCGCCGTCACGAAGATCGGCTCGCAAAACAAGTGGATCATGCAGTTCGAGGCCAGCCGCCCCGATGCCACCGCCGTCGTGCCCGGCACCGGCAATGGCTTCTGGACCAGCGGGCCCGTGGGGGCCACGATCGACAAGACCACGGCTTGCTCGGTGCAAAACAAGATCCCCTGGTTCAACGTCACCCCGCGTGAGGTCGAGCAGGTCTGCGTCGCCGCCGGCGGCACCGTCTGTACCACCGCCGATTGGCAGGCCGCCGCGCGTTTGCCCGCGCCGGATGCTTGCCTCTGGGGGTATGCGCCGCTCTCCGCGTGCAAGACCGCATTCGTGGCGGGTACCAAGTACTGCAACCTCGGCTTCTCGTACGACTTCTCTCCGGATGCCGGCATGCAGAACGGCCTTCTCGTGACCGGCAACGAGACGAACCTCAAGAACTGCTGGGTCGATTGGACCGGACAAACCAATGCCAAGCTCTACGACATGACGGGCAACCTCCGCGAGATCACGAAGTCCGCGACGAACACGTACCCGCTGCTCGGCGGCGCCTTCAGCACGCAGGCGGAGGCCGGCGCCCAGTCGGACTTCACCTTCTACACCGTCGATCAGAACTTCCAGTTCTTCGACACCGGCTTCCGCTGCTGCTTCACGTCGAATCCGGGCTGA
- a CDS encoding MopE-related protein, whose amino-acid sequence MRTTFTTERIGRFSRMGAAAGGIMALVASLTASRVAGAEPVACLSPDPAQWPSPAKPYFMILFDTSGSMTAGAPSSASPLPDSCGFGSTRISHAKCALRKMFFAFGGQVNFGLAGFQRGTAVGCVASCSSTGVGNCVWQSYTGGGNPGSGCGLEPTAQPNSADRRGAEVLVPMQIDNFYAPPLQDSNIPELLKWVDNDCSMHPTRQLSYELWPAGETPLNGILRDAYRYLSDQWARPITGNPTFVSPISQSGERACRTINAILITDGLETCDDPADAIDAAADLLAGFNRGGINWSVKTHVIDFGTSAAANAALAAAGGTGTSTPATNETQLSTALSNIIATAIKPETCDNADNNCNGCTDEGFAHYCNQGQTCCAWSTAAQRTTCLSTYQSTITTANPGGDLTKLPCTTPTQATQPATWLCYNPKESCDNLDNNCQGGIDEGVTKCGNPAHCPQAETCNSQDDDCDGQVDESAVCVVPCIPSAEVCDGCDNDCDGVADNGAPSAACGQSTPANCAGVLTCKAAQNVAFPGACVANGGFNACTNSPQVEQCDGKDNDCDGTIDDGVPPAPCVPVGTPANLNYGVNSQCKRGTQPCNGTCQGFVGPSAEICDGKDNDCDGVVDESPFGVGTPCGNNQAPCTTGLTACVNGALVCQGGVQPGPEYCDGKDNDCDGTIDETPLADAPAAGNNGCWTEPGNCCTFGNLTWCPPPGGTCKGTGTLTAPCNTGKLVCQGLQKWVCSNPKAPSPEVCDGLDNNCNGMLDDGSLPQVGTTCGSNQGECKTGTLVCTAGVLDCANDVGPVSEICDGKDNDCDGALDNGLPTGGPCTPAYDTGLFPGNRSFPPCTPGKFACDDAGGSTCIGGTAPVSEICDGIDNDCDGSIDEAGAPPDGIDGTPNPQPSPVVSIGEACGIDTGACQKGQYACVQGEFACAGAQEPSDESCDCEDNDCDGVIDEQDLSAPPLCAAGSACVKGSDACFCAVPCAKGEYPCPPGQTCEEVTSSETGDALGMYCVSEKSSASGSGGAGGAGGAGGAGGGGPFDGDETGSCACGLGAQERRGSAWALAALALMGLRRRRSGRRGAEEVQR is encoded by the coding sequence ATGCGCACGACCTTCACCACTGAACGTATCGGTCGCTTCTCACGGATGGGGGCCGCAGCAGGCGGCATCATGGCGCTGGTGGCGTCGTTGACGGCGTCGCGCGTCGCTGGTGCGGAGCCGGTGGCGTGCCTCAGCCCTGACCCGGCGCAGTGGCCTTCGCCTGCGAAGCCGTATTTCATGATCCTTTTCGACACATCGGGGTCGATGACGGCCGGCGCCCCGAGCTCCGCGAGTCCGCTGCCCGACTCGTGTGGCTTCGGGTCGACCCGCATCAGCCACGCCAAGTGCGCCCTGCGGAAGATGTTCTTCGCGTTCGGCGGGCAGGTGAACTTCGGGCTCGCTGGGTTCCAGCGCGGCACGGCCGTGGGTTGCGTTGCGTCCTGTAGCTCGACCGGCGTCGGCAACTGCGTATGGCAGAGCTACACGGGCGGAGGCAACCCCGGCAGCGGCTGCGGCCTAGAGCCGACCGCGCAGCCGAACTCCGCGGACCGTCGGGGCGCCGAGGTTCTCGTCCCGATGCAGATCGACAACTTCTACGCGCCGCCGCTCCAGGATTCGAACATCCCGGAGCTGCTCAAGTGGGTCGACAACGACTGCTCGATGCACCCGACGCGGCAGCTCAGCTACGAGCTCTGGCCGGCGGGTGAAACGCCGTTGAACGGCATCCTGCGCGACGCCTACCGGTACCTTTCGGACCAGTGGGCCCGGCCGATCACCGGAAACCCGACGTTTGTGTCTCCGATCTCGCAGTCCGGCGAGCGCGCCTGCCGCACGATCAACGCGATCCTCATCACGGACGGCCTCGAGACTTGCGACGACCCCGCCGACGCAATCGACGCAGCCGCGGATCTCCTGGCTGGCTTCAATCGTGGTGGGATCAACTGGTCGGTCAAGACGCACGTGATCGATTTCGGCACCTCGGCTGCCGCCAACGCAGCGCTCGCGGCGGCGGGCGGCACCGGCACATCGACCCCGGCGACGAATGAAACGCAGCTCTCGACGGCGCTCTCGAACATCATCGCCACTGCCATCAAGCCCGAGACCTGCGACAACGCCGACAACAACTGCAACGGCTGCACGGACGAGGGGTTCGCCCATTATTGCAACCAGGGGCAGACGTGCTGCGCGTGGTCGACGGCGGCCCAGCGCACGACGTGCCTCTCGACGTACCAGAGCACGATCACCACGGCGAACCCGGGCGGCGACCTGACGAAGCTGCCCTGCACGACGCCCACACAGGCGACCCAGCCGGCCACGTGGCTCTGCTACAACCCCAAGGAGAGCTGCGACAATCTCGACAACAACTGCCAGGGCGGCATTGATGAGGGCGTCACGAAATGTGGCAATCCGGCGCATTGTCCGCAAGCGGAGACGTGCAACAGCCAGGATGACGATTGCGACGGACAGGTGGACGAGAGTGCCGTATGCGTCGTGCCGTGCATCCCCTCGGCCGAGGTGTGTGACGGCTGCGACAACGACTGCGACGGCGTCGCGGACAATGGCGCCCCGAGCGCGGCGTGTGGTCAGTCCACCCCGGCGAACTGCGCCGGCGTGCTGACGTGCAAGGCGGCGCAGAACGTGGCGTTTCCCGGCGCTTGCGTGGCGAACGGCGGGTTCAACGCCTGCACGAACTCCCCGCAGGTCGAGCAATGCGACGGCAAGGACAACGACTGCGACGGCACGATCGACGACGGTGTGCCGCCCGCGCCGTGCGTGCCCGTCGGCACGCCGGCGAACCTGAACTACGGCGTGAACAGCCAGTGCAAGCGGGGCACGCAGCCCTGCAATGGCACGTGCCAGGGCTTCGTCGGGCCGAGCGCGGAGATCTGCGACGGCAAGGACAACGATTGCGACGGCGTGGTCGACGAGAGCCCCTTCGGCGTCGGGACGCCTTGCGGCAACAACCAGGCGCCGTGCACGACGGGCCTCACGGCCTGCGTCAATGGCGCGCTCGTCTGCCAGGGCGGCGTGCAGCCGGGTCCCGAATACTGCGACGGCAAGGACAACGATTGTGACGGCACGATCGACGAGACGCCGCTCGCGGACGCGCCGGCCGCTGGGAACAACGGCTGCTGGACCGAGCCGGGCAACTGCTGCACGTTCGGGAACCTCACGTGGTGCCCGCCGCCCGGCGGGACCTGCAAGGGCACGGGTACGCTCACGGCCCCGTGCAACACGGGCAAGCTCGTCTGCCAGGGCCTGCAAAAGTGGGTCTGCTCGAACCCGAAGGCCCCGAGCCCGGAGGTCTGCGACGGGCTCGACAACAACTGCAATGGCATGCTCGATGACGGCAGTCTCCCGCAGGTCGGTACGACGTGTGGCTCCAATCAGGGTGAGTGCAAGACGGGCACGCTCGTCTGCACTGCGGGCGTGCTCGATTGCGCGAATGACGTCGGCCCGGTGTCCGAGATCTGCGACGGCAAGGACAACGATTGCGATGGCGCGCTCGACAACGGTCTTCCGACGGGCGGTCCGTGTACCCCGGCCTACGACACAGGGCTTTTTCCGGGCAACCGCAGCTTCCCGCCGTGCACGCCGGGGAAATTTGCGTGTGATGACGCAGGGGGAAGCACGTGCATCGGCGGTACGGCGCCTGTTTCGGAGATCTGCGACGGCATCGACAACGATTGCGATGGCTCGATCGACGAGGCAGGCGCCCCCCCCGATGGCATCGACGGCACCCCGAACCCGCAGCCGTCCCCCGTGGTCTCGATCGGAGAGGCGTGCGGGATCGACACGGGGGCATGTCAAAAAGGGCAATATGCCTGCGTCCAGGGAGAATTCGCCTGTGCCGGCGCGCAGGAGCCGAGCGACGAGTCCTGCGACTGCGAGGACAACGACTGCGATGGCGTGATCGACGAACAAGACCTGAGCGCGCCGCCGCTGTGTGCTGCGGGATCCGCGTGCGTGAAGGGCAGCGATGCTTGTTTCTGCGCCGTGCCTTGCGCAAAGGGAGAGTACCCCTGCCCGCCGGGCCAGACGTGCGAGGAGGTGACGAGCAGCGAGACGGGAGACGCACTCGGTATGTATTGCGTATCGGAGAAGAGCTCGGCCTCCGGCAGCGGCGGCGCGGGCGGCGCGGGCGGCGCGGGCGGCGCGGGCGGCGGCGGGCCGTTCGATGGCGATGAGACAGGTAGCTGCGCGTGCGGCCTCGGGGCGCAGGAGCGGAGAGGGAGCGCATGGGCGCTCGCAGCGCTCGCGCTGATGGGTCTACGCCGGCGGCGCTCCGGTCGCCGTGGCGCGGAGGAGGTGCAGCGATGA